One genomic segment of Marinitoga sp. 38H-ov includes these proteins:
- a CDS encoding alpha/beta fold hydrolase: MNKWFIVLIIISILGASSIALFNYVNYESENIVQNFLVSNEKINVIIKDNIINFQPKIKKEIGIIFYPGGLVSPEAYAPLCFNLSKEGYDVFLIKMPLNLAVFNINAAKKIIDKVNYKNWLIIGHSLGGAMASKFIYDNPDLISGLILLASYPAETNNLSNYNIKVLSIYGELDGLATKEKIEKYKLLLPKNTKYIMINGGNHSNFGYYGFQKGDNKSTITKEKQQKIILKEILSFLSNL; encoded by the coding sequence ATGAATAAATGGTTTATTGTTTTAATTATTATATCTATACTAGGAGCATCTTCAATAGCATTATTCAATTATGTTAATTATGAATCAGAAAATATTGTGCAAAATTTTTTAGTTTCCAATGAAAAAATTAATGTAATAATAAAAGATAATATTATCAATTTTCAACCTAAAATTAAAAAAGAAATTGGAATTATATTTTATCCTGGCGGATTAGTTTCTCCAGAAGCTTATGCGCCATTATGCTTTAATTTATCCAAAGAAGGATATGATGTATTTTTAATAAAAATGCCGTTGAATTTAGCAGTTTTTAATATCAATGCAGCTAAAAAAATTATAGATAAAGTTAATTATAAAAATTGGCTAATAATTGGTCATTCTTTAGGAGGAGCAATGGCATCGAAATTTATATATGATAATCCAGATTTAATATCTGGATTAATATTATTAGCTTCATATCCAGCTGAAACAAATAATTTATCAAATTATAATATTAAAGTTTTATCTATATATGGAGAATTAGATGGTTTAGCAACTAAAGAAAAAATCGAAAAATATAAATTATTATTACCAAAAAATACAAAATATATAATGATTAATGGAGGAAACCATTCAAATTTTGGATATTACGGATTTCAAAAAGGGGATAATAAATCAACTATCACAAAAGAAAAACAACAAAAAATAATTTTAAAAGAAATTTTATCTTTTTTAAGCAATTTATAA
- a CDS encoding IGHMBP2 family helicase, protein MGYLEDLYEAVELEKEAEIKSMLNEIKEYGKNREKIGHAINNLNGKFIGKEMGNLYLIKFGRKESFKTDISVGDVVLISKGNPLKSDLIGSVTEVGNKYVIVAFSNKPPFWVQKSKNIRIDLYLNEVTFKRMQESILKLHYAEGKLNILKSIILGNKKPKLPKKVKLNFFDMNLNKSQKEAVEKAIGSEDVFLIHGPPGTGKTRTLTEIILQEVKLGKRVLATADSNTATDNLLFNLIKYENIKVCRLGHPTRIDEELKEHSLYYIVENHEDYKKVEDLREKASKLAEERDKYIKPTPQFRRGLTDEQINKYALKGRGTRGIFPNDMKSMSSWINLNNEIQKLYEQAKELENNLIRKIILNSNVVVSTNSSSGIEEMENIIFDTVIIDEGSQATEPSCYIPIVHGKKIIMGGDHKQLPPTILNDKAKNILSKTLFEKMINVYKENSSILTIQYRMNDKIMQFSNNKFYGGILKSDKRVKNQTLKISIKDLEFPYNKILDESPIIFVDTSLIPEKFEVVKKGSFSKYNPFEAKIIFKITRILNENNVDFGIISPYKDQVKFLKDKIDGIINTVDGFQGKENDVIIFSLTRSNEEGLIGFLTDERRLNVAITRAKKKLIIIGDKKTINNHQLFKDFLEYIYENGKIISLTNSEN, encoded by the coding sequence ATGGGATATTTGGAAGATTTATATGAAGCAGTAGAATTAGAAAAAGAAGCTGAAATAAAATCTATGCTCAATGAGATAAAAGAATATGGAAAAAATAGAGAAAAAATTGGCCATGCCATAAATAATTTAAATGGTAAGTTTATTGGAAAAGAAATGGGAAACTTATATTTAATTAAATTTGGAAGAAAAGAGTCTTTTAAAACAGATATATCTGTTGGAGATGTAGTTTTAATTAGTAAAGGAAATCCATTAAAAAGTGATTTGATAGGTTCTGTTACCGAAGTTGGAAATAAATATGTTATAGTGGCATTTTCAAACAAACCACCATTTTGGGTGCAAAAATCAAAAAATATAAGAATTGATTTATATTTAAATGAAGTAACATTTAAAAGAATGCAAGAGTCAATATTAAAGCTTCATTATGCAGAAGGTAAATTAAACATATTAAAATCTATAATACTTGGAAACAAAAAACCAAAATTACCCAAAAAAGTTAAATTGAATTTTTTTGATATGAATTTGAATAAATCTCAAAAAGAAGCTGTAGAAAAAGCTATTGGCAGCGAAGATGTATTTTTAATACATGGCCCCCCCGGGACAGGAAAAACAAGAACATTAACTGAAATTATCCTTCAAGAAGTAAAGTTAGGTAAAAGGGTTTTGGCAACTGCTGATTCAAACACTGCAACTGATAATTTGCTTTTTAATTTAATAAAATACGAAAACATAAAAGTTTGTAGGTTGGGACATCCAACAAGAATTGATGAAGAATTAAAAGAACATTCATTATATTATATAGTAGAAAACCATGAAGATTATAAAAAAGTTGAAGATTTAAGGGAAAAAGCATCTAAATTAGCAGAAGAAAGAGATAAATATATTAAACCAACTCCACAATTTAGAAGAGGATTAACTGATGAACAAATTAATAAGTATGCATTAAAAGGGCGTGGCACAAGAGGAATATTTCCAAATGACATGAAATCTATGAGTTCTTGGATAAATTTAAATAATGAAATTCAAAAATTATACGAACAAGCAAAAGAATTAGAAAATAATTTAATTAGAAAAATAATATTAAATAGTAATGTAGTAGTAAGTACAAATAGTTCATCAGGTATTGAAGAAATGGAAAATATAATATTTGATACTGTAATAATAGACGAAGGATCGCAAGCTACAGAACCATCATGTTACATTCCTATTGTGCATGGAAAAAAAATTATTATGGGGGGTGATCATAAACAGTTGCCCCCTACAATATTAAATGATAAAGCAAAAAATATATTGTCAAAAACTTTGTTTGAAAAAATGATAAATGTTTATAAAGAAAATTCCTCTATTTTAACCATACAATATAGAATGAATGATAAAATAATGCAATTTTCCAATAACAAATTTTATGGCGGTATATTAAAAAGTGATAAAAGAGTTAAGAATCAAACATTAAAAATAAGCATTAAAGATCTGGAATTTCCATATAATAAAATTTTAGATGAATCTCCAATAATATTTGTTGACACTTCTTTAATTCCAGAAAAATTTGAGGTTGTAAAAAAGGGATCATTTTCAAAATATAATCCCTTTGAAGCAAAAATAATTTTTAAGATAACTCGAATTTTAAACGAAAATAATGTGGATTTTGGTATTATTTCTCCGTATAAAGATCAAGTGAAATTTTTAAAAGATAAAATAGATGGCATAATAAATACTGTAGATGGTTTTCAAGGAAAAGAAAATGATGTAATAATTTTTTCTTTAACAAGGAGCAACGAAGAAGGATTAATCGGATTTTTAACCGATGAAAGAAGATTAAACGTAGCTATTACAAGAGCTAAGAAAAAATTAATAATAATTGGAGATAAAAAAACTATTAATAATCATCAATTATTTAAAGATTTCCTTGAATACATATATGAAAACGGTAAAATAATTTCTCTTACTAATTCGGAGAATTAA
- the queD gene encoding 6-carboxytetrahydropterin synthase QueD encodes MLVKRIFNFAAAHNLIKYHGKCETLHGHNYRLEITVEGTPDEEGMVIDFLELKKIVREEVLNILDHSYINEIIEQPTAENISIWIWNKLKNKLKMDNCKLYEVALYETENNVVYYRGE; translated from the coding sequence ATGTTAGTAAAAAGAATATTCAATTTTGCAGCAGCACATAATTTAATTAAATATCATGGAAAATGTGAAACATTACATGGACATAATTATAGACTAGAAATTACAGTAGAAGGTACTCCTGATGAGGAAGGAATGGTTATAGATTTTCTTGAATTAAAAAAGATAGTAAGAGAAGAAGTTCTTAATATTTTAGATCATTCATATATTAATGAAATAATTGAACAACCAACTGCCGAAAATATTTCTATTTGGATATGGAATAAATTAAAGAATAAATTAAAAATGGATAATTGTAAGTTATACGAAGTGGCATTATATGAGACAGAAAATAATGTAGTATATTATAGGGGTGAATAA